Proteins encoded by one window of Rutidosis leptorrhynchoides isolate AG116_Rl617_1_P2 chromosome 7, CSIRO_AGI_Rlap_v1, whole genome shotgun sequence:
- the LOC139859923 gene encoding uncharacterized protein produces MAKLIDDKSIQRELNPAPTLKNNLIPIKVGIFVWRLLRKRIAVRVELDRRGIDLGTLLCPLCNDVVESVDHAIFSCKSAQDIWNGISKWWNLSLPPGSILDDLIKCSTSIGVESSKRKIWQAVVWVTCYLIWKNRNLKVFKNDCWAALKVIAEIQVKTYEWIKNRSRKPFLPWQQWLLLPASSPLTHDPG; encoded by the coding sequence ATGGCGAAGCTAATCGATGACAAGTCTATTCAAAGAGAGCTCAATCCTGCTCCTACACTCAAAAACAACCTCATTCCGATAAAAGTTGGAATTTTCGTGTGGAGGCTATTACGTAAGAGAATCGCGGTAAGAGTAGAACTTGATCGGAGGGGGATCGATTTAGGCACGTTGTTATGTCCCCTTTGTAATGACGTGGTTGAATCGGTTGATCACGCCATTTTCTCGTGCAAATCCGCTCAAGACATTTGGAATGGCATTAGCAAATGGTGGAATCTTTCCCTTCCGCCGGGTTCCATTCTTGATGATTTAATCAAATGTTCGACTTCGATCGGGGTAGAATCAAGCAAAAGAAAAATATGGCAAGCGGTCGTTTGGGTCACATGTTATTTAATTTGGAAAAATAGAAACTTGAAGGTGTTTAAAAATGATTGTTGGGCCGCACTTAAAGTGATTGCCGAGATACAAGTAAAGACATACGAGTGGATCAAAAATCGATCAAGGAAACCCTTCTTACCTTGGCAACAATGGCTACTTCTTCCGGCATCATCGCCCTTGACTCATGACCCGGGTTGA
- the LOC139859924 gene encoding isoleucine N-monooxygenase 1-like: protein MSANLKMITLEAIIAIMIILTFLTRLYKKKHSSKIHPSLPPGPTPLPFFGSIQMFLNRPIFKWIHKLMDQFNTQILCVRVGPSTNVIVVSSPDIACEFLKKQDANFASRPEMLSACLTSDGYRATITSPFGDQWRKMRRILNQNILSPPIHKWLQPKRDEEANHLPRYIYKQIQSKDSTLTTRGGLINIRMVSQHYCGNIIRNMIFGTRFFGKGLEDGGSGNEEIEHVDSIMTILKYIYGFSISDYFPWLRGKIDLDGHEKNIRAAIRGVRKFQDPLVDERIQMWNNGVRKVENDLLDVLVRHDNPKLTTEEIKAQIIDLMLATVDNPSNAVEWVMAEMLNKPEILKRAVEELDNVVGRDRLVEERDLPQLNYIKACLKESFRLHPFVPFNPPRVAITDTIISGYFIPKGSHVLLSRLGLGRNQDVWTNPMEFDPERHLYGDDGNHVVNLSDNSLRILSFSTGKRGCPGVMLGTTITVMLLARLLQGFTWEVPFNSTGIKLVENHDDLSLKVPLIAIAKPRLSTDILLLSF from the exons ATGTCTGCCAATCTAAAAATGATTACTCTAGAGGCGATCATTGCCATTATGATCATACTCACATTTTTAACGCGTCTTTATAAGAAGAAACATTCAAGTAAGATACACCCTTCATTACCACCTGGTCCAACTCCTCTACCATTTTTCGGCAGCATTCAAATGTTTCTAAACCGACCAATTTTCAAATGGATCCATAAGCTAATGGACCAGTTCAATACCCAAATCCTTTGTGTCAGAGTAGGACCATCAACTAATGTGATTGTAGTCTCCTCCCCAGATATAGCATGTGAGTTTCTTAAAAAGCAAGACGCAAACTTTGCTTCAAGACCTGAAATGTTGTCGGCTTGTTTGACAAGTGATGGGTATCGCGCAACCATTACGTCCCCTTTTGGGGATCAATGGAGGAAGATGAGAAGAATTCTTAATCAGAATATCCTCTCGCCACCAATACACAAATGGCTacaacccaaacgagatgaagaagCGAATCACTTGCCGAG GTACATATACAAACAAATACAATCGAAAGATAGTACCCTAACTACTCGAGGTGGATTAATAAATATTCGAATGGTGAGCCAACATTATTGTGGAAACATAATCAGGAATATGATTTTTGGAACAAGATTTTTTGGTAAAGGATTGGAAGATGGAGGGTCGGGTAATGAGGAAATTGAACATGTCGATTCTATTATGACCATCCTTAAATATATTTATGGATTCAGCATCTCTGATTACTTTCCTTGGTTGAGAGGAAAGATCGATTTAGATGGACACGAAAAGAATATAAGGGCTGCCATTCGTGGCGTTCGAAAATTTCAAGATCCATTGGTTGATGAACGCATCCAAATGTGGAACAATGGTGTTCGAAAGGTAGAAAATGATTTGCTTGATGTTCTTGTGAGACATGACAATCCTAAGCTTACTACTGAAGAGATCAAAGCCCAGATTATA GATCTAATGCTTGCAACGGTTGATAATCCCTCAAATGCGGTAGAATGGGTGATGGCGGAGATGCTCAATAAACCCGAGATCCTAAAAAGAGCGGTCGAGGAGCTGGACAACGTGGTAGGCCGTGATCGACTGGTTGAAGAGCGGGACCTACCCCAACTAAACTACATTAAAGCGTGTCTCAAAGAATCCTTTAGGTTGCATCCTTTTGTTCCTTTTAATCCACCTCGTGTCGCTATAACGGACACAATCATTTCTGGTTACTTCATACCCAAGGGTAGTCATGTGTTGCTTAGTCGACTTGGCCTAGGAAGGAATCAAGATGTATGGACAAACCCAATGGAGTTTGATCCGGAACGTCATCTATACGGGGATGATGGAAACCATGTTGTGAATCTTTCAGATAATTCGCTAAGGATTCTTTCATTTAGTACTGGTAAACGTGGTTGTCCTGGAGTCATGTTGGGTACGACCATCACTGTAATGTTGCTAGCTAGATTGCTTCAAGGGTTCACATGGGAGGTTCCGTTTAATAGTACAGGGATTAAGCTTGTGGAAAATCATGATGACCTTTCTTTAAAAGTGCCGCTCATAGCCATTGCCAAGCCGCGGCTATCCacagatatattattattatcattttaa